The following are encoded in a window of Caldicellulosiruptoraceae bacterium PP1 genomic DNA:
- the metK gene encoding methionine adenosyltransferase, producing the protein MRKLFTSESVTEGHPDKICDQISDSVLDAILEKDPNARVACEVSVTTGLVLVMGEITTSCYVDIPKIARDTIREIGYTRAKFGFDADTCAVLTAIDEQSPDIAMGVDKALEAKTGEMTDEEIEAIGAGDQGMMFGFACDETPELMPMPISLAHKLSRRLSEVRKNGTLPYLRPDGKTQVTIEYEDDKPIRVDTIVVSTQHSPEVSHATIEADILKHVIKPIVPESMIDQNTRIYVNPTGRFVIGGPQGDSGLTGRKIIVDTYGGYARHGGGAFSGKDPTKVDRSASYAARYVAKNIVAAGLAKKCEVQIAYAIGVAKPLSVRIDTFGTGKIDDEKLAQIATKVFDLRPAAIIRDLNLRRPIYKNVAAYGHFGRTDLDLPWEKTDRIEKLLEEAKKLGL; encoded by the coding sequence ATGAGAAAACTATTTACTTCTGAATCTGTTACTGAAGGTCATCCAGATAAAATATGTGACCAAATATCTGATTCAGTACTTGATGCAATATTAGAAAAGGACCCTAATGCTAGAGTTGCTTGTGAGGTTTCAGTTACAACTGGCCTAGTTCTTGTTATGGGTGAAATTACTACTTCATGTTATGTTGATATACCAAAGATTGCAAGAGACACAATTAGAGAAATAGGTTACACAAGAGCTAAATTTGGTTTTGATGCTGATACTTGTGCTGTTCTAACAGCGATTGATGAACAATCACCTGATATTGCAATGGGTGTTGATAAAGCATTAGAAGCAAAAACAGGTGAAATGACTGACGAAGAGATAGAAGCAATTGGTGCTGGAGATCAAGGTATGATGTTTGGCTTTGCATGTGATGAAACGCCTGAACTTATGCCAATGCCAATTTCACTTGCTCATAAATTATCAAGAAGATTATCAGAGGTTAGAAAGAATGGTACTTTACCATATTTAAGACCAGATGGAAAAACACAAGTGACTATTGAGTATGAAGATGATAAACCAATTAGAGTTGATACAATTGTTGTTTCTACACAACATAGTCCAGAAGTTTCACATGCTACTATAGAAGCTGATATTTTAAAACATGTTATAAAACCAATAGTTCCAGAATCAATGATTGACCAAAATACAAGAATATATGTTAATCCTACAGGTAGATTTGTAATTGGTGGACCTCAAGGAGATTCTGGACTAACAGGAAGGAAGATAATAGTTGACACATACGGTGGTTATGCGAGACATGGTGGTGGAGCTTTTTCAGGAAAAGATCCTACAAAGGTTGATAGATCAGCTTCTTATGCTGCAAGGTATGTTGCAAAGAATATAGTTGCAGCAGGATTAGCTAAGAAATGTGAAGTTCAAATTGCTTATGCAATTGGTGTTGCAAAACCATTATCAGTAAGAATTGATACCTTTGGGACAGGGAAAATTGATGATGAAAAATTAGCTCAAATTGCTACAAAAGTATTTGATTTAAGACCTGCTGCAATAATTCGTGATTTAAATTTAAGAAGACCAATTTATAAAAATGTTGCTGCTTATGGGCACTTTGGAAGAACCGACTTAGATTTACCATGGGAGAAAACAGACAGAATTGAAAAATTATTAGAAGAAGCAAAAAAATTAGGTCTATAA